Proteins encoded in a region of the Tripterygium wilfordii isolate XIE 37 chromosome 21, ASM1340144v1, whole genome shotgun sequence genome:
- the LOC119990197 gene encoding uncharacterized protein LOC119990197 — protein sequence MGQMCLVWWSRSNKRGGETEATHISDCCSSSGCLTKLMKRLKKQGRMLRATTGSGKSSLQCRYDPLSYSLNFDTTSGFGSLSDDVDYYQFRAFSSKFVANPRMSTTSH from the coding sequence atgggtcaAATGTGCCTTGTTTGGTGGTCAAGAAGCAACAAAAGAGGTGGTGAGACTGAGGCCACCCATATTTCTGACTGTTGTTCTTCTTCTGGTTGCCTTACAAAGTTAATGAAGAGGCTGAAGAAGCAAGGTAGAATGCTACGCGCCACCACTGGGAGTGGAAAAAGCTCACTTCAATGCAGATATGATCCACTGAGCTATTCACTTAACTTTGATACTACAAGTGGGTTTGGGAGCTTGTCAGATGATGTTGATTACTACCAGTTCCGTGCTTTCTCATCCAAGTTCGTAGCCAACCCAAGAATGTCCACTACTTCTCACTAG
- the LOC119988808 gene encoding 50S ribosomal protein L7/L12-like — MSLGFRLRHHLSNGISKKPIVSSLMSRGFGQTARKEVVEEDEEEVEIDQRRLPADYDPATFDPTEHRSPPTERVFRLVDEIANLTLAESAELGSIIMKKREMKEPPVIGVMKPGAAGVVGMAAMKVAGGGAVAKEEKKPEKTVFELKLESYEAAAKIKIIKEVRTFTDLGLKEAKDLVEKTPSVLKKGVSKEEGEQIIEKLKALGAKVVME; from the coding sequence ATGAGCTTAGGTTTTAGATTAAGGCATCATTTATCAAATGGGATTTCCAAAAAGCCCATTGTCTCCTCTTTGATGTCTCGGGGCTTCGGCCAAACAGCGAGGAAAGAGGTTGTagaggaagacgaagaagaGGTAGAAATTGATCAGAGGAGGCTACCCGCTGATTATGACCCAGCTACTTTTGATCCAACGGAGCATCGTAGTCCTCCTACCGAGCGTGTTTTCAGGCTTGTAGATGAAATTGCTAATCTCACATTGGCAGAATCTGCGGAACTGGGTTCGATTATCATGAAGAAGAGAGAAATGAAGGAACCCCCAGTAATTGGGGTTATGAAGCCTGGTGCTGCTGGAGTGGTGGGTATGGCTGCAATGAAAGTTGCAGGAGGAGGAGCAGTGGCCaaggaggagaagaaaccaGAAAAAACAGTTTTCGAATTGAAATTGGAGTCTTATGAAGCAGCTGCTAAGATTAAGATAATTAAGGAGGTGAGAACTTTTACCGATTTGGGTCTCAAGGAAGCGAAAGATTTGGTGGAGAAAACACCATCGGTATTGAAAAAGGGTGTATCTAAGGAAGAAGGCGAACAAATTATTGAGAAGTTGAAAGCTCTTGGCGCAAAAGTAGTAATGGAATGA
- the LOC119988807 gene encoding urease accessory protein D isoform X1 — translation METGVVVVEKVGGKSEVTRCFSKYPLKFIIPRKVGPSTTDAVWIYSLTYGGGIVSGDSISCEFTIRDGCTAVLTTQASTKVYKSLGSKCSEQFMEARVGSDALFAVIPDPVTCFSTARYSQKQVFRLASDSNLVIVDWITSGRHERGEKWDFELYKSTNHIISDDDQPFFLDTVLLEREGIASMVEHMWNYQVIAMVILWGPKLRHIQSQVQEDVRRMMSEQLHMPSGGLSRHAKSNSDPNSRRYFAKPTFIASCSVFGPKGSGVVVRIAAMTTESVYKFLQHELAGMEPLLGVTPYC, via the exons ATGGAAACAGGAGTTGTAGTCGTAGAAAAAGTGGGAGGAAAGTCGGAAGTGACTAGATGCTTCTCGAAATATCCCCTCAAATTCATCATTCCCAGAAAG GTGGGTCCTTCCACTACTGATGCTGTTTGGATTTATAGCCTTACCTATGGCGGAGGGATTGTTTCT GGAGATTCAATATCATGTGAATTCACCATTAGAGATGGCTGCACTGCAGTTCTAACTACCCAAGCTTCCACAAAG GTTTACAAGTCCCTGGGTTCCAAGTGTTCTGAGCAATTCATGGAG GCACGAGTTGGGAGTGATGCCCTCTTTGCAGTCATTCCGGATCCAGTGACATGTTTCTCCACCGCAAGGTACTCTCAGAAACAAGTGTTCAGATTGGCTTCAGACTCGAATTTGGTCATTGTTGATTGGATTACCAGTGGGCGCCATGAAAGAGGGGAAAAATGGGACTTTGAACTTTATAAGAGCACAAACCACATAATTTCGGATGATGATCAGCCCTTTTTTCTTGATACC GTACTGCTGGAACGTGAAGGCATTGCCAGTATGGTAGAGCACATGTGGAACTACCAAGTCATTGCTATGGTCATACTTTGGGG GCCAAAGCTGAGGCACATTCAAAGCCAAGTTCAAGAAGATGTGAGGAGGATGATGTCTGAGCAATTACACATGCCTTCTGGTGGTCTAAGCCGGCATGCGAAATCAAATTCTGATCCAAATTCTAGGCGTTACTTTGCAAAACCTACATTTATTGCTTCCTGTAGTGTGTTTGGACCTAAG GGTAGTGGTGTCGTCGTTCGAATAGCTGCTATGACGACTGAATCGGTATACAAATTTCTACAGCATGAACTGGCTGGCATGGAACCACTACTTGGGGTAACACCATATTGTTGA
- the LOC119988807 gene encoding urease accessory protein D isoform X2 has protein sequence MIQADITIWMIQGNPVGPSTTDAVWIYSLTYGGGIVSGDSISCEFTIRDGCTAVLTTQASTKVYKSLGSKCSEQFMEARVGSDALFAVIPDPVTCFSTARYSQKQVFRLASDSNLVIVDWITSGRHERGEKWDFELYKSTNHIISDDDQPFFLDTVLLEREGIASMVEHMWNYQVIAMVILWGPKLRHIQSQVQEDVRRMMSEQLHMPSGGLSRHAKSNSDPNSRRYFAKPTFIASCSVFGPKGSGVVVRIAAMTTESVYKFLQHELAGMEPLLGVTPYC, from the exons ATGATTCAAGCTGACATAACTATTTGGATGATTCAAGGGAACCCA GTGGGTCCTTCCACTACTGATGCTGTTTGGATTTATAGCCTTACCTATGGCGGAGGGATTGTTTCT GGAGATTCAATATCATGTGAATTCACCATTAGAGATGGCTGCACTGCAGTTCTAACTACCCAAGCTTCCACAAAG GTTTACAAGTCCCTGGGTTCCAAGTGTTCTGAGCAATTCATGGAG GCACGAGTTGGGAGTGATGCCCTCTTTGCAGTCATTCCGGATCCAGTGACATGTTTCTCCACCGCAAGGTACTCTCAGAAACAAGTGTTCAGATTGGCTTCAGACTCGAATTTGGTCATTGTTGATTGGATTACCAGTGGGCGCCATGAAAGAGGGGAAAAATGGGACTTTGAACTTTATAAGAGCACAAACCACATAATTTCGGATGATGATCAGCCCTTTTTTCTTGATACC GTACTGCTGGAACGTGAAGGCATTGCCAGTATGGTAGAGCACATGTGGAACTACCAAGTCATTGCTATGGTCATACTTTGGGG GCCAAAGCTGAGGCACATTCAAAGCCAAGTTCAAGAAGATGTGAGGAGGATGATGTCTGAGCAATTACACATGCCTTCTGGTGGTCTAAGCCGGCATGCGAAATCAAATTCTGATCCAAATTCTAGGCGTTACTTTGCAAAACCTACATTTATTGCTTCCTGTAGTGTGTTTGGACCTAAG GGTAGTGGTGTCGTCGTTCGAATAGCTGCTATGACGACTGAATCGGTATACAAATTTCTACAGCATGAACTGGCTGGCATGGAACCACTACTTGGGGTAACACCATATTGTTGA
- the LOC119988805 gene encoding UDP-N-acetylglucosamine diphosphorylase 2 yields the protein MSEPTTVIESHNHHHNTSTPSPPPPPPPQALLERLKDYGQEDAFALWDELSLEERDLLVKDIESVDLPRIDRIIRCSLRSQGLPVAAIEPVPENCVSTVEERTMEERKKWWKIGLKAISQGKLGVLLLSGGQGTRLGSSDPKGCFNIGLPSGKSLFQRQAEQILCLQRLAAQATSEGSAGSVPIHWYIMTSPFTDQTTQKFFESHKYFGLEPDQITFFQQNTIPCILKDGRFIMETPFKVAKAPDGNGGVYSALKSSKLLEDMATRGIKYVDCYGVDNALVRVADPTFLGYFIDKSVAAAAKVVRKAYPQEKVGVFVRRGKGGPLTVVEYSELDQSLASAINQQTGRLHFCWSNVCLHMFTLDFLNQVANGLEKDSIYHLAEKEIPSIHGHSMGLKLEQFIFDAFPYAPSTALFEVLREEEFAPVKNANGSNVDTPDSAKLLVLRLHTRWVVAAGGFLTHSVPLYATGVEVSPLCSYAGENLEAICRGRTFHAPCEITF from the exons ATGAGTGAACCGACGACGGTGATTGAGAGTcacaaccaccaccacaacaCATCGACACCAtcaccgccaccgccaccgccaccaCAGGCTCTGCTGGAGAGGCTGAAGGATTATGGCCAGGAAGACGCTTTTGCGCTCTGGGACGAGCTCTCCCTTGAGGAACGCGACCTCCTTGTCAAGGACATCGAG AGCGTAGATCTTCCAAGGATAGATCGCATCATCCGATGTTCTCTTAGATCTCAAG GGCTACCGGTGGCGGCAATAGAGCCAGTACCAGAGAATTGTGTGTCAACAGTGGAGGAGAGGACAatggaagagagaaagaaatggtGGAAGATAGGGTTGAAGGCTATATCTCAAGGGAAATTGGGTGTATTGCTTTTGTCTGGTGGCCAG GGAACCCGACTTGGAAGTTCTGATCCAAAGGGATGTTTTA ATATTGGGCTTCCATCTGGAAAGTCACTCTTTCAACGTCAAGCTGAGCAAATTCTGTGCCTTCAAAGGCTAGCTGCTCAAGCTACAAGTGAAG GTTCTGCTGGTTCAGTACCAATACATTGGTACATAATGACCAGCCCCTTTACTGACCAAACCACACAAAAGTTCTTTGAGAGTCATAAATACTTTGGTCTTGAACCAGATCAA ATAACTTTCTTCCAGCAAAACACTATACCTTGTATCTTAAAGGATGGTAGATTTATCATGGAGACACCGTTCAAG GTTGCTAAGGCTCCAGATGGGAATGGAGGAGTGTACTCAG CTTTGAAATCTTCTAAATTATTGGAAGATATGGCCACAAGAGGGATTAAGTATGTTGATTGCTACGGAGTCGATAATGCGCTG GTTCGTGTAGCTGATCCAACTTTTTTGGGGTATTTCATTGATAAAAGTGTAGCTGCTGCCGCAAAAGTTGTGCGTAAG GCATACCCTCAAGAAAAGGTTGGGGTGTTTGTAAGGCGAGGTAAAGGTGGACCTCTTACTGTGGTGGAATATAGTGAGTTGGATCAGTCACTGGCTTCTGCAATCAATCAGCAGACAGGACGTCTTCATTTTTGTTGGAGTAAT GTGTGCTTACACATGTTCACTTTGGATTTTCTAAATCAAGTGGCAAATGGCCTCGAGAAAGACAGCAT TTATCATCTTGCAGAGAAGGAAATTCCTTCTATTCATGGACATTCGATGGGTCTAAAGTTGGAGCAGTTCATATTTGATGCTTTCCCATATGCTCCTTCAACTGCTCTTTTTGAG GTTTTACGTGAAGAAGAGTTTGCCCCAGTGAAAAATGCCAATGGGTCAAATGTTGACACTCCAGACAGTGCTAAGCTGCTTGTTCTCCGGCTTCACACTCGCTGGGTAGTTGCTGCAGGGGGTTTCTTGACACATTCAGTTCCTTTATATGCAACTG GAGTGGAGGTATCACCGCTTTGTTCTTACGCTGGAGAAAACCTAGAAGCTATTTGCCGCGGGAGAACATTTCATGCACCTTGTGAGATCACGTTCTAG